DNA from Macadamia integrifolia cultivar HAES 741 chromosome 12, SCU_Mint_v3, whole genome shotgun sequence:
TTGCCGTCTACTGTATTATAGCCTCacattgaacaagagaatgtcCCCACTCAAGAACTTGTGCAACCTATAGTGGCTGAGCCTACACCTcctgttgttgatgagattcaggaccATATTGCAGCTGATATTCCAttgaggaaatcagagagaactcgtaggcctgccatatctgatgactatgttgcttatttacaagaacatgaatttgatattactttggatttagatccaatcagttttgaccaggctgccaatgatcccaattcatcaatgtAGATGGTTGCCATGCAAAATAGATTAAATCCTATGTCTGTTAATGATGTTTGGGATTTGGTTGAATTATCAAAAGGATGTAGACcaattggttgtaaatggattttcaagaccaaatggaactctaaaggtgaaattgaacgttacaaggccagacttgtagcaaaaGGATTCAGTCAAAGAGAGggcatagattacaaggaaacattctcACCAGTCTCGATAAAAGATTCTTTTAGAATCATCATGGCTTTAGTAGCACATTTTAATTTAgaacttcatcagatggatgtcaaaacaaTTTTCCTAAATAGAGGTCTTGAAGAGGATGTTTACATGCAACAACCCCTTGGCTTCAGGCAAGCTGATACAGAGCACCTTGTgtgcaaactcaagaaatctctttatggtttgaaacaggcatctagacagtggtatcttaagttcaatgaaattgtcacttcttgtggtttcaaagaaaatcttgtggacTAGTGCATTTATCTGAAGATCAAtgggagtaagttcattttccttgtgctttatgttgatgatattcttcttattagcaataatgttgatcttttaCATGAGACAAAATGATTATTATCAAGtcactttgatatgaaggatcttAGTGAGGCCTCTaatgttttgggcattgagattcatcgTGATAGGTTTTGCAGCGTTCTTGATTTGTCTCAGAAAGGTTACATTGAGAGGGTTttaaaaaggtttaatatgttaGCATGTTCCTCTAGTAAGGCTCCAGTTGTGAAAGGAGACAAATTTGGCAAGTCTCAATGTCCACAGACAGAAGTGAAGCgcaatcagatgaagaacataccttatgcatctgctgttggtagtttgatgtatgcttaagtttgtacacggcctgacattgcctatattattagtgtacttgggagatatttgagcaaccCCGGTGAAGCGCATTGGGTAGCTGCTAAGAAATTCATGAGATATTTGCATGAcactaaggattttatgcttacttatagaaAAATCAATTCACTTGATGTAGTTGGTTACACTGACGTAGATTTTGTTGGATGTctagatgacctcaagtctacttttggatatgtttttgtgatggcaggtggggttatatcttggaagagtgtcaagcagACACTCACTGCATCTTCTACTATGCAAGCAAAGTATGTGGCGTATTATGAAGCCACTgttcaagctttatggttaaggaattttatctcagggctacagattgttgactctatatctaaaccattgaggatgttctgtgacaactccgctACGGTTCTtttctctcataacagtaaaagtacttcaggctctaaacacattgacattaagtattttttggttagagagaaagttcaagagtcacagattacaatggaacagattgctacagaaaacatgattgcagattctcttactaagggcttgattccaaaagtctttcaagagcatgtcactaatatgggacttgttagttcttttgatgcattttattagtgggagttttgctcaatatgttcgcatctgactttcagttttattttatatatatgatgcattattattgttctcaagaatatatatgcattttttatgaccatttgtttatgtgtatacacttatttatttgcctcctacagaaaattgaggttatatgtggtgtatttacctcattcggtatctgatgTTCCAGTCAATACATACACATCCAATCGTTAGCAAAGCCTTGTTTGATTGAGGcctagtgctagtgttgtgggacatccggacccagtcccaatgagcttctttgattgaagtttGAGTGTTTGGGAGACgtttgtagttaatgagaccttcggtatctgtctcatatgACTCATTTAGTTTTCGAGCCaagaccaatttggaaatagacatgataaTCACTATTGTATattattttcataccacactttcataccgttcagcccaagtcggtgatattatgagcactttgacgtgtttggtctcatatcgctttagatgtgatgatcaatacggttgggtgtttgtaattctcatttggaccaaggcatttggtttaaggtgcactccatttgacgttgttttgtttgtggccatttttagtttatctaaatcggagagccgttttaaataaattttaaaatctaaaacttatgGCATATGTTGcacaagtgggagattgtaagattttcaatcaggtgggctagcatagtcaaagatttgtttccaaaaccaatttagtggtgttgacaaaagatggagtaagcagaaagaatccaatattatttggtaagtgatctctatggagatattggattctattagcacaccttaatggtatggaatatttattactatgtgtagacctaaggtattgtttccttaatggagagaaaaccctaattttattacagggttggtccctaccctcacccctatatatagttatcactgacccattaagtgacgctaatgacctaaagcaaaagggaaagaaggtagaccagaccaacattgatcgtgttgtacgaggagcatacaagaagactttgaggagttcttattcttcagccatggattcaggtatgcctaaaacatgttGTTTTTgcagtgtttgtcgtgcatgcttatcgatcttcatgaatcgttctgtatttattttctttcactaACTTGACAGGAGTGATCATTTGACCAGCCCATGCATAGGAGATGTTCACAAAATAGGTTGTTTAATTTGGTTAAAACCCGATTCCTAACATATTGGGAAAATTTTATCATAAAAATACAGGTCTAAGACAGATTTGATAAGGCCTAAATTTTGTGAGCAAGCAGATCCAAGGTTTCCCACTCACTCATAAAATTTCTGCTCAAACAGAGTTTGTAATGTGAAAAAAATGCAGTAAGTGTTCATATACATAAAGGAGGAAACATGTCAATACATGAAAGaatatttaaaatgaattagACATTAAAATTTGATATGTCGCTAATCTATAGTATGCACTCAATATCTAGACCTTGGCCTATCCATTAAACCGTGTTACAATTGTCCACATCGATCACCCTTTCTCGTGGATTAAAATATTGGATTGTTTTGATAAACTTATAAGTTGAATACATGCCTAGAAATAAAACTGAAACAATTCAGCAAACATAAGACATAACCTTGTAAATATCACATTTTCTGATTTGAATTcatgtagaattttttttccaccaCAGGTCTTGGAGGACAAAACTACTACTACTACAAAATTCCTATTCGATTGGATAAAGTGAAAcacattaaataatttttatataaattttacTAAATGAATGTTGTGAAATCACTCCACACAGGCAACATATCAGTTGTGTCGATCAAtaattttgcatttttatggTTGGATAGATGAGGAATGCCTTAGATATGACACATGATAAAATTTTATGGCACATCTCAGTACGATTaatcatttatgtgttttttttgtatgttcttaattttttctttatagcaaatttgatcttttaaacaaattttatagTATATTTTAACATGCATAAAATTTAGATTAGAAAGTCACAATTAGATGATGTGGATAACATatcaaaaaactttaaatttataaaattaattataaTATTATATGGCAAAATAAGTTATGGGAAAGGGATCAACATGCAAATGCCCTTTACATTGGCATTATACATGTTATAGAGGAAGGGAAGTTTTGGTGATATTGattcatatataagaaaaatatatgccattaattaaaggaaaagaaaaaagaccaTCTGAGAAAACGTGTATACCATACAATCGTGTGATTGTCTTCTGTGTGACACTATTgatataaaaataatagaaactcactcctattattttacaaaaataGCTACGAATAACACTCCCATTGATCAAAATAAATCAACATCAATCCCACATGAATAAGATGACGAAGAGATTAGGAGTGAAGAAGACAAGTTCCTTGCATATGACATTTCTTTTGaactttttttatattattagaAGTAGTTTTTTGTTCAGGAGAGGGGCCCACAACAGCATCCCCTCTCTCTACCTCTCTCCTCCACAAAATAAAGGTGCAAAGGTGGTGTCTTTTCACAgcggaaaagagagagagagagagagatgggagcaTGGCGTACATGTTTCTTTTCCTCTATtttaaggctttgtttggttggaaGGAAAACTAAAAGGAAGAGAAGcaaaaatttcttaaatttttgcttaaaaattaatattcaaCATGATTGTATtaattacttaaatttcttatcatatataataataatatttttagatgtaaattttattttatatcttAAATCTAAAGGATTTagatacaaaataaaatgaaaaacaataACTAGACATTAAATGATTTGGAATTAGTCACATAACAATGCGTGACAATTAACacaaaagcatttttttttttttttaatttgaaaatttcacttctttttccttatCAAGAAAATCAGAACCTTGAGATCTAGTCTGAAACCTTTCCCAATTAGATCTCACACCGTCCATAGGTGTGGGTCCTGCAGTCCAAAGATGGGTCCCACACCCATGAAGGCAATGAAAGATCCAATGGGAGGAGAGGAATCGGACcattgaaatcgtctgcaattccgatctcgtacaatttcgtgcaataccaccttcaagcggtaacacgtgtattgataccaatacaatggtccagatctggtacaattaataaaacattaaatcagtgaagaggtatttaaatcaaatctggaccattgcattggtatcaatacacgtgtcaccccctgaatgtGGTATTACaaggaattgtacgagatcggaattacagacgatttttttccaaatcCCACACTCAAAAGTCCCCAAAACATTCCTGCCTCAGTCCACATGCAGCTGAATTTGAGGGggtcaccaccaccaccaccacaaccgaCAGGGGTTATCCATCCCTTTTCATCACCGAACACAGCTAACAAACATGGAAGAAAGAACCAAATTTAGACCCTAGTTGGATAGAACCAAACTGAAAAGAAGATAACAACTGACACCCTAAAGCGaatctccccaaaaaaaaaaaaaaaaatccccaaacccaaaacccattaAATATACGTATTTGGATATCCTTTGCTTGCACTATAAATCTAGACCCTTCTCATAATTGAAAGCcaatcatttttgttttctacCAAGGGAAAGAAGCTAGAAACAATGGGAAACGTTGCAGAGTTCTTCTCTAAGCTCCACGCCATTACCTTCTGCTTGCTTTCCATCTTGATATTTGAGTTAGCCCTCTTCATCCAATCCGTCTCATACTACAACTGGCGGCGCCTCGACAAACGCAAAGCCGGAGCCACCGAAAGCAGCTCTTTATTGGCTCTGATTGATGCCCAACGTCCAGCGATTCGTTATAACGGTGGTGGAGAATGGAATGAATGCGCGGTGTGTTTGACGAGAGTGGAAGATGGGGATGAGATCAGAGTGTTACAATGCAAGCATGATTTTCATAAAGAGTGCTTGGATCAGTGGTTAGAGAGGGAGCAAGTGACATGTCCGATGTGTAGGAGGTATGTGTTGCCTGAAGATGTTATATTCAAACACAAGCAATTGAGGAGCAGAGATGCGTTTAATCAAGATTCTTTCTTGTATATAAGATGGTAGCTTTTGGATGAATCTAAGGtgaagaattgaaattggaattcTATCTACCTCTTCAGTTGTCCATTCATAGTATACATAATTGAATTTTC
Protein-coding regions in this window:
- the LOC122056911 gene encoding E3 ubiquitin-protein ligase RNF13-like, with the translated sequence MGNVAEFFSKLHAITFCLLSILIFELALFIQSVSYYNWRRLDKRKAGATESSSLLALIDAQRPAIRYNGGGEWNECAVCLTRVEDGDEIRVLQCKHDFHKECLDQWLEREQVTCPMCRRYVLPEDVIFKHKQLRSRDAFNQDSFLYIRW